A genomic region of Streptomyces rimosus contains the following coding sequences:
- a CDS encoding ABC1 kinase family protein — MSRLAGAEAARAARSRGRRPEAQPSPDAGKAERARHIRRTLEELGPLYVKVGQILATRPDFVPQYIRDELENLNDKARVEPFARFEPVLEQDLGPRWRAGFQSIRTEEPLGSASLAQVYKAVDASGRACVVKIQRPEAHEAVLGDMSVLKTAVRLFAKAAPHFNEVVDIGAMLEVLFTVMHDELDFTREARNMKDARKAAKDFKRVCVPKALTATPRVLVQTFAEGSPVNRVKPDELSKKQRKAIAYQLMEFMFRGYFIDRRFHADPHPGNIIVSTDGKAHLIDWGMVGRIDRGTSLATLGVFLALAQNDGAAMARHWVSLGTATPWSNPSAFLQDISRIVPHWTDASLDELNFGVALMTLLRYSSQRGIQITPLTSVVGKSVANIEGSVRCLYPKLKLSTALHGTLRNVMRDLILETLSEEQASQTALHLLGTLIHGPAQLQSSLTDLSTRQLTFQARNNLGDPIQAGRRHRGAAPTISLPALALGASWAGHRFCKKGSGS, encoded by the coding sequence GTGTCCCGGCTCGCCGGCGCCGAGGCCGCCCGGGCGGCGCGTTCGCGGGGCAGGCGGCCCGAGGCGCAGCCGTCACCGGACGCCGGCAAAGCGGAAAGGGCCCGGCACATCCGGCGCACCCTGGAGGAACTGGGGCCACTGTACGTCAAGGTCGGCCAGATCCTGGCCACTCGCCCCGACTTCGTCCCGCAGTACATCCGGGATGAGCTGGAAAACCTCAACGACAAGGCCCGCGTTGAGCCGTTCGCGCGCTTCGAGCCCGTACTGGAACAGGACCTCGGCCCCCGCTGGCGCGCGGGCTTTCAGAGTATCCGGACGGAAGAGCCCCTCGGGTCGGCTTCACTGGCCCAGGTCTACAAGGCAGTGGACGCCTCCGGCCGCGCGTGTGTCGTGAAGATACAACGGCCGGAGGCACACGAAGCCGTACTCGGCGACATGTCGGTCCTGAAGACGGCCGTGCGCCTGTTCGCCAAGGCCGCCCCGCACTTCAACGAAGTCGTCGACATTGGCGCCATGCTGGAGGTCTTGTTCACCGTCATGCACGACGAGCTGGACTTCACCAGGGAAGCCCGCAACATGAAGGACGCCCGCAAAGCCGCCAAGGACTTCAAACGGGTCTGCGTCCCCAAAGCCCTGACCGCCACGCCCAGGGTGCTGGTGCAAACCTTCGCGGAAGGCTCTCCCGTCAACCGGGTCAAGCCGGACGAACTCAGCAAGAAGCAGCGCAAGGCCATCGCCTACCAGCTCATGGAGTTCATGTTCCGCGGCTACTTCATCGACCGCCGTTTCCACGCCGACCCTCACCCCGGAAACATCATCGTCAGCACCGACGGCAAAGCCCATCTGATCGACTGGGGCATGGTCGGACGCATCGACCGCGGCACCAGCCTCGCCACCCTCGGGGTCTTCCTCGCCCTGGCCCAGAACGACGGAGCGGCCATGGCTCGGCACTGGGTAAGCCTGGGCACCGCCACCCCATGGAGCAACCCCTCAGCCTTCCTGCAAGACATCAGCCGGATCGTCCCCCACTGGACCGACGCCTCCCTGGACGAACTCAACTTCGGCGTCGCCCTGATGACCCTGCTGCGCTACTCCTCCCAGCGCGGCATCCAGATCACCCCGCTGACCTCCGTCGTCGGCAAATCCGTCGCGAACATCGAAGGATCGGTGCGCTGTCTCTACCCCAAACTGAAACTTTCGACCGCCCTGCACGGCACCCTCAGAAACGTCATGCGGGACCTCATCCTCGAAACTCTTTCCGAAGAACAAGCCTCCCAGACAGCTCTCCACCTGCTCGGCACCCTGATCCACGGACCCGCACAGCTTCAGTCCTCACTGACCGACCTCTCCACCCGGCAACTCACCTTCCAGGCCCGCAACAACCTCGGAGACCCCATACAAGCCGGACGACGGCACAGAGGCGCAGCTCCCACCATCAGCTTGCCGGCCTTGGCGCTGGGTGCCAGCTGGGCTGGGCACCGCTTCTGCAAGAAGGGCTCCGGCTCCTGA
- a CDS encoding type I polyketide synthase yields MTDNRTVEPIAVVGAGCRYPGGAHSLEALEELLFAGRETVGEVPAARWSQAELAVLPPAVADRMRWGCFLDGDVYAYEPEFFGINAQEAAWVDPQQRLLWEVTWEALEHAGIPPLSLAGSRTGLYFGLMSRDYLLRSQQPLAASDPYALYAGIDSMGLGRLAFLLDVRGPQLPFEMACASSLAGVHLACQGLRAGEADLALAGGVILHLLPETTATMAHWLAFSPTGRCSAFDAAANGYVRGEGCGVVVLKRYRDAVRDGDRILAVLRGSAINQNGRDTRLTAPSLRAQQAVYQQALRRAGVAGHEVGLVEAHGTGTAVGDPIEFAALASVYGTGKDGCALGAVKTNLGHAEPAAGLAGLLKVITSLRRGIIPATLNFSRWNPQINAGDTRLFVPTKAASWPVQGTAPRLAAVSAFGISGCNAHMLVEQAPAARSVTRSRCALPRSPQVLSEGSGDPDNHLFLLSGGTPGAVRSGAARLADWLEQPGIQPALEDIAYTLAAGRSHNRCRAGVVADSHQQLVATLRACSRGEAAPGLVEGTSLSQTGPGPVWVFSGHGSQWAAMGRNLLDQDRGFTAAVDELEPLIAAESGFSVRQALLAPQVVTGADTVQPVIFAVQLGIAAMWRERGVRPAAVIGHSMGETAAAVVAGALSTRDGVKVICRRSRVITRQLVARTPNAGTMASVLLPSERVASDIAASGISGVETAVLASPSTTVVGGDAAQVRKLVAYWEQRNVSVRLVNVDYASHTRHMDPVLGEMTNALRDVVPRTPTVPFYSTVLSDPRAEALMDADYWVANLRQVVQFEPAVRALAEDGHRLFVEVSPHPLLTSALQETLTDLALSDAVVLASMSKTANSPQAFTAQMAALHCSGHPLPVERLAPHGTFIDLPATSWERRHFEITPGDRPGTSAPRASSAHPLLGVHLADPARDGTHYWQSRIDVEDLPWLQDHKVDGTCVLPATAMIEMALGTAVDLFSTEPAGVRLEDIDLRHLIPLTEATEVTCNARKDRDDSARWEMGVSSGQGTNTVHATARLRRQATPPRRQDIDQLTARHPHDIAVEWVYARLRDDFRLQHGTAFAGLVTVRHSDAREPMSLLAEICLPDAARGQARQMHSHPVTMDICGQAGVAAWMTGRGLGEGMLLPVRLAHVAVHGDTVQGRYCHVRLEQAEEQACTAHIDLLDADGNVLAELGGLQYVRRPAQSAQDTFNSRLLQPRWAPTPLPAATPLACGNWLLLDAAGTGTAARDLAAALGTEDGPCAVAVLSTPDGQGPREPALSDLLHRSCPSEVVVIFPSTEDTGASSAPDRARQAVGSLLAEIVQPLLAAGHPSPPRLRAVTHRAQRVRPGDIPDLGQAGVRGLMRTLSYEHPQLHPATVDIDASTTTDVLARELLTCPDSQDDVAYRDGRRYTARLGSEPLGEADLHQVRADHAHDALALRPQYPGDPDSLRLTAEPRRAPAAGEVEIRIQATGLSFINMLKAFGLYDQFRVPGGDLPPDTFECAGTITAVGEGVCDRRIGDRVAAWTTGRPITSFVSTPAGVTLPLPDEVTLNDGAALPHAYTTAQYAVHHLARLRRGETILVHSASGGTGLAVIHLAQALGATVLATAGSEHKRESLRHLGIEHVMDSRTLDFADRVRELTHERGVDVVVNSLTGPAQSASLDLLAPHGRFIELGKQDIYANTRLGLLPFHRGITFTSIDMLAVGAHNAPLAQTLCAEVADLLRNGALAMLPVTTYPVQDAARAFRAMATAQHTGKLVLTWPERGSITVPVRPHDATVVRDDGSYIITGGLGGLGLLAARWLAHNGAPHLVLSGRSRPSRNAQQIIGDLRTAGTRVDVVNGDIAEPATAPRLVAAAAVDGYPLRGVLHCAAVVEDATAARITKDLLDRVWRPKVNGAWHLHHATLDADLDWWVGFSSIASVLGSPGQGAYTAANAWLDEFITWRRAQGRPATGINWGPWARYGRGSGMEERGHIMIEPDDGIAALEQILRHDRPRTGYSPLDIAHWLASYPDTATLEYFADLTTTAHGSGSAPPADADGLLAALHEAPPDDRRALLRDRTAQHIADVLRLDACDPNASLTLLGLDSLRAVEIRNRLQRELRLTFPQTALWTHPTVTALTDYLLGQLTEQHNLPTTSAA; encoded by the coding sequence ATGACGGATAACAGGACGGTTGAGCCCATCGCGGTGGTGGGGGCAGGGTGCCGCTATCCAGGGGGAGCTCATTCTCTGGAGGCACTGGAGGAGTTGCTGTTCGCCGGGCGCGAGACGGTCGGTGAGGTTCCTGCTGCCCGGTGGTCCCAGGCGGAGCTGGCGGTTCTTCCGCCGGCGGTGGCCGACCGGATGCGGTGGGGCTGCTTCCTCGACGGCGACGTGTACGCGTACGAGCCGGAGTTCTTCGGCATCAACGCCCAGGAAGCCGCCTGGGTGGACCCCCAGCAGCGCTTGCTGTGGGAGGTGACGTGGGAGGCGCTGGAGCACGCGGGCATTCCTCCGCTGTCCCTGGCCGGCTCGCGGACGGGGCTGTATTTCGGGCTCATGAGCCGGGACTACCTGCTGCGCAGTCAGCAGCCGTTGGCAGCCAGCGACCCTTATGCTCTGTATGCGGGCATCGACAGCATGGGGCTGGGCCGACTGGCGTTCTTACTGGATGTGCGAGGGCCTCAACTGCCCTTCGAGATGGCCTGCGCCTCCAGCCTGGCCGGGGTGCACCTGGCGTGCCAGGGACTGCGGGCCGGAGAAGCGGACCTGGCGCTCGCGGGCGGAGTGATCTTGCATCTGCTGCCGGAGACCACGGCCACCATGGCGCACTGGCTGGCGTTCTCGCCGACCGGCCGGTGCAGTGCCTTCGACGCCGCCGCCAACGGCTACGTGCGCGGCGAAGGCTGCGGCGTGGTGGTCCTCAAGCGATACCGGGACGCTGTCCGCGACGGTGACCGGATACTGGCGGTCCTGCGCGGCTCGGCGATCAACCAAAACGGCCGGGACACCCGCCTGACGGCGCCGTCGCTGCGGGCGCAGCAAGCGGTCTACCAGCAGGCTCTGCGGCGCGCCGGTGTCGCCGGGCACGAGGTCGGTCTGGTCGAGGCCCACGGAACGGGAACGGCGGTCGGAGACCCGATCGAGTTCGCCGCGCTGGCCTCGGTCTACGGCACGGGGAAGGACGGCTGTGCCCTGGGAGCGGTGAAGACCAACCTCGGGCACGCGGAGCCGGCAGCCGGGCTCGCCGGGCTGCTCAAAGTGATCACCAGCCTGCGTCGCGGGATCATTCCCGCGACGCTGAACTTCTCCCGGTGGAACCCGCAGATCAACGCAGGCGACACTCGGCTGTTCGTCCCCACAAAGGCCGCGTCCTGGCCGGTGCAGGGGACCGCCCCGCGGCTGGCCGCCGTATCAGCGTTCGGGATCAGCGGCTGCAACGCGCACATGCTCGTCGAGCAGGCCCCCGCCGCCCGGTCCGTCACGCGTTCGCGCTGCGCGCTGCCCCGCAGCCCACAGGTGCTCTCCGAAGGCTCAGGGGATCCCGACAACCATCTGTTCCTGCTCTCCGGCGGTACCCCTGGTGCGGTGCGCAGCGGCGCGGCTCGCCTGGCGGACTGGCTGGAGCAGCCCGGTATACAGCCTGCTTTGGAGGACATCGCCTACACGCTGGCCGCAGGCCGCTCGCACAACCGCTGCCGCGCGGGTGTCGTGGCCGACTCACACCAGCAACTCGTGGCCACCTTGCGGGCGTGCTCGCGCGGCGAAGCGGCCCCAGGGCTCGTGGAAGGAACGTCACTGTCGCAAACCGGTCCGGGCCCGGTGTGGGTGTTCTCAGGACACGGCTCACAGTGGGCCGCGATGGGCCGCAACCTGCTCGACCAGGACCGCGGCTTCACGGCCGCCGTCGACGAGCTGGAACCTTTGATCGCCGCCGAGTCCGGCTTTTCCGTACGTCAGGCGTTGCTGGCGCCACAGGTGGTGACCGGGGCGGACACGGTACAGCCCGTGATCTTCGCCGTGCAGCTGGGCATCGCCGCCATGTGGCGCGAGCGCGGCGTGCGCCCGGCTGCCGTCATCGGCCACTCCATGGGGGAAACAGCTGCTGCCGTCGTCGCCGGCGCCTTGAGCACCCGGGACGGGGTCAAGGTCATCTGCCGCCGCTCCCGGGTGATCACACGCCAGCTGGTCGCCCGTACGCCGAACGCGGGCACCATGGCCTCGGTCCTGCTGCCGAGCGAACGCGTGGCCTCGGACATTGCGGCCAGCGGCATCAGCGGGGTCGAGACAGCCGTGCTGGCATCCCCGTCCACCACGGTGGTGGGCGGGGACGCCGCCCAGGTGCGCAAGCTGGTCGCCTACTGGGAGCAGCGAAACGTCTCCGTCCGCCTGGTCAACGTCGACTATGCCTCGCACACCCGCCACATGGACCCGGTCCTCGGCGAGATGACCAACGCTCTGCGCGATGTCGTGCCACGGACGCCGACCGTCCCGTTCTACTCGACGGTGCTCAGCGATCCGCGCGCCGAGGCGCTGATGGACGCCGACTACTGGGTGGCCAACCTGCGCCAGGTCGTCCAATTCGAGCCCGCCGTGCGGGCTCTGGCCGAGGACGGTCACCGCCTGTTCGTCGAGGTGTCCCCACACCCGCTGCTGACGTCCGCCCTCCAGGAAACCCTGACCGACTTGGCGCTCAGCGATGCTGTCGTGCTTGCCTCGATGAGCAAAACCGCCAACTCGCCGCAGGCGTTCACCGCGCAGATGGCCGCGCTGCACTGCTCGGGCCACCCCCTGCCCGTGGAACGTCTCGCGCCGCACGGCACATTCATCGACCTGCCCGCCACCTCCTGGGAGCGGCGCCACTTCGAGATCACCCCCGGTGACCGGCCCGGCACGTCCGCGCCGAGGGCTTCCTCGGCACACCCTCTGCTCGGCGTCCACCTGGCCGACCCGGCACGGGACGGCACGCACTACTGGCAGTCCCGGATCGACGTCGAAGACCTGCCCTGGCTCCAGGACCACAAGGTGGACGGCACCTGCGTACTGCCCGCCACAGCCATGATCGAGATGGCGCTGGGCACCGCCGTCGATCTGTTCTCCACCGAACCGGCCGGCGTGCGCCTGGAAGACATCGACCTACGGCACCTGATACCGCTGACCGAAGCGACCGAGGTCACCTGCAACGCACGCAAGGACCGCGACGACAGTGCCCGGTGGGAGATGGGCGTATCGAGCGGCCAGGGGACGAACACCGTCCATGCCACTGCCCGGCTGCGCCGACAGGCGACACCGCCCCGCCGACAGGACATCGACCAACTGACGGCCAGGCACCCTCACGACATCGCAGTGGAATGGGTGTATGCACGCCTGCGGGACGACTTCCGTCTGCAGCACGGCACGGCCTTCGCCGGGCTGGTCACGGTCCGGCACAGCGACGCCCGCGAGCCCATGAGCCTGCTCGCCGAGATCTGCCTGCCCGACGCGGCGCGCGGGCAGGCGCGCCAGATGCACTCGCACCCGGTGACGATGGACATCTGCGGCCAGGCGGGCGTAGCAGCCTGGATGACCGGACGCGGCCTCGGCGAAGGGATGCTGCTCCCCGTGCGGCTGGCCCACGTCGCCGTCCACGGTGACACGGTGCAGGGACGCTACTGCCACGTACGCCTGGAACAGGCCGAAGAGCAGGCGTGCACGGCCCACATCGACCTCCTGGACGCGGACGGCAACGTCCTGGCTGAACTGGGCGGCCTCCAGTACGTGCGGCGCCCTGCCCAGTCGGCCCAAGACACCTTTAACAGCCGCCTGCTCCAGCCACGGTGGGCTCCCACGCCCCTGCCGGCGGCCACCCCCCTCGCCTGCGGCAACTGGTTGCTCCTGGACGCCGCGGGGACCGGCACCGCCGCACGCGACCTGGCCGCAGCCCTGGGCACCGAGGACGGGCCTTGCGCCGTCGCAGTGCTGAGCACACCGGACGGCCAAGGGCCGAGGGAGCCCGCACTGTCCGACTTGCTGCACCGCAGCTGCCCGTCCGAAGTGGTGGTGATCTTCCCCAGCACTGAAGACACCGGCGCGAGCTCGGCACCTGACCGCGCCCGGCAGGCTGTCGGCAGTCTCCTGGCCGAGATCGTCCAGCCGCTGCTGGCCGCCGGGCACCCCAGCCCGCCCCGCCTGCGGGCCGTCACTCACCGTGCGCAGCGCGTGCGCCCCGGCGACATCCCGGACCTGGGGCAGGCGGGAGTGCGCGGGCTGATGCGCACCCTCAGCTACGAGCATCCCCAGTTGCACCCGGCCACCGTGGACATCGATGCGTCCACCACCACCGACGTGCTGGCCCGTGAGCTGCTGACCTGCCCCGACAGTCAGGACGACGTCGCCTACCGAGACGGGCGGCGGTACACCGCACGCCTGGGCAGCGAGCCCCTGGGCGAAGCCGACCTGCACCAGGTCCGGGCCGACCACGCCCACGACGCTCTGGCCCTGCGGCCGCAGTATCCCGGCGACCCCGACTCTCTGCGACTGACCGCGGAGCCCCGCAGGGCCCCGGCCGCCGGAGAAGTGGAGATAAGGATCCAGGCGACCGGCCTGAGCTTCATCAACATGCTCAAGGCGTTCGGCCTCTACGATCAGTTTCGCGTCCCGGGCGGCGATCTGCCCCCCGACACCTTTGAGTGCGCCGGCACCATCACGGCAGTGGGCGAAGGCGTCTGCGACCGCCGCATCGGCGACCGGGTCGCGGCCTGGACCACCGGCAGGCCCATCACCTCATTCGTCTCCACCCCCGCCGGAGTGACCCTGCCTCTGCCCGACGAGGTGACGCTGAACGACGGCGCCGCCCTGCCGCACGCCTACACCACCGCGCAGTACGCCGTCCACCATCTGGCCCGCCTGCGCCGCGGAGAGACGATCCTCGTTCACAGCGCCAGCGGCGGAACCGGCCTCGCCGTCATCCACCTCGCCCAGGCCCTGGGCGCCACGGTCCTGGCCACCGCCGGCTCCGAGCACAAACGCGAGAGCCTACGGCACCTGGGCATCGAGCACGTCATGGACTCTCGCACCCTGGACTTCGCCGACCGCGTACGCGAACTCACCCACGAACGTGGCGTGGACGTCGTCGTCAACTCCCTGACCGGTCCGGCCCAGAGCGCGAGCCTGGACCTGCTCGCCCCGCACGGCCGCTTCATCGAACTCGGCAAACAAGACATCTACGCCAACACCCGCCTCGGCCTGCTGCCCTTCCACCGCGGCATCACCTTCACCAGCATCGACATGCTGGCCGTGGGCGCCCACAACGCCCCGCTTGCCCAGACCCTGTGCGCCGAAGTAGCCGACCTGCTGCGAAACGGTGCCCTTGCGATGCTCCCAGTCACCACCTACCCCGTACAGGACGCCGCGCGTGCCTTCCGGGCCATGGCCACCGCACAGCACACCGGCAAACTCGTCCTCACCTGGCCCGAACGGGGCAGCATCACCGTCCCCGTCCGACCGCACGATGCGACCGTCGTCCGCGACGACGGCAGCTACATCATCACCGGCGGCCTGGGCGGCCTGGGGCTGCTCGCCGCCCGCTGGCTCGCCCACAACGGCGCGCCGCACCTCGTGCTGTCCGGCCGCTCCCGCCCGAGCCGCAACGCCCAGCAGATCATCGGGGACCTGCGGACTGCAGGCACCCGCGTCGACGTCGTCAACGGGGACATCGCCGAGCCGGCCACCGCACCCCGGCTCGTGGCCGCCGCAGCCGTCGACGGGTACCCGCTGCGCGGCGTTCTGCACTGCGCAGCCGTCGTCGAGGACGCCACCGCCGCACGCATCACCAAGGACCTGCTCGACCGCGTCTGGCGGCCCAAGGTGAACGGCGCCTGGCACCTGCACCACGCCACCTTGGACGCGGACCTCGACTGGTGGGTCGGCTTCTCGTCCATCGCCTCCGTCCTGGGCAGCCCCGGGCAGGGCGCCTACACCGCCGCCAACGCCTGGCTGGACGAGTTCATCACCTGGCGCCGCGCCCAGGGCCGGCCCGCCACCGGCATCAACTGGGGCCCCTGGGCCCGTTACGGCCGCGGCAGCGGCATGGAGGAACGCGGCCACATCATGATCGAACCCGACGATGGCATCGCCGCCCTGGAACAGATCCTGCGCCACGACCGCCCCCGGACCGGCTACAGCCCGCTCGACATCGCCCACTGGCTCGCCTCCTACCCGGACACCGCGACACTGGAGTACTTCGCCGACCTGACCACCACGGCCCACGGCTCGGGCAGCGCCCCCCCAGCCGATGCCGATGGTCTGCTGGCCGCCCTGCACGAAGCACCACCGGACGACCGCCGCGCCCTGCTACGGGACCGGACCGCCCAGCACATCGCCGACGTGCTGCGCCTGGACGCCTGCGATCCCAACGCCTCGCTGACCCTGCTGGGCCTGGACTCCCTGCGGGCCGTGGAGATACGCAACCGGCTCCAGCGCGAACTGCGCCTCACCTTCCCGCAGACCGCGCTGTGGACCCACCCCACCGTCACAGCGCTGACCGACTACCTCCTGGGCCAGCTCACCGAGCAGCACAACCTGCCCACCACTTCTGCCGCCTGA
- a CDS encoding FAD-dependent oxidoreductase: MLRVAVIGSGPSGVYTAQALVGQEAVPDVEVYVLDRLPCPYGLVRYGVAPDHEKIKSLQHNLRTVLEHPRVHFLGNVDVGAGGLDPRQLRRLFHAVVYCVGAATDRHLGVPGEDLPGSHSATNFVSWYSAHPDAAGGRFPLAARSAVVIGVGNVAVDVARILARGADELARTDVPQGALGALAESRVEDVWMVGRRGPSQAKFTTKELRELGTLPGAEVVVRPGELELDPAYGDSAGLPAVNRRNVEVLRGWAGQTGGAEGPAGTGGAADGAPGAAHAKHRRIHLRFFLRPVEIIGDPDAGVRGVRFERTVPDGSGGVTGTGQYEEIAAQLVLRSVGYKGTPQPGLPFDAATGTVPHVEGRVLRDGAPSPGEYVAGWIKRGPTGVIGTNRPCAKQTATALLADAEALARVPLPDDPVAELRRAGQRPVRWPGWLGIEAAEAALGRELGRATVKIADWPGLLVAAADGER; encoded by the coding sequence GTGCTTCGCGTCGCAGTGATCGGGTCGGGACCCAGTGGCGTCTACACCGCTCAGGCGCTGGTCGGGCAGGAAGCCGTGCCGGACGTCGAGGTGTATGTGCTCGACCGGCTGCCGTGCCCGTACGGGCTGGTCCGCTACGGTGTCGCGCCCGACCACGAGAAGATCAAGTCGCTGCAGCACAACCTCCGTACGGTGCTGGAGCATCCACGCGTGCACTTTTTGGGCAATGTCGACGTGGGCGCCGGCGGGCTGGACCCGCGGCAGTTGCGGCGGCTGTTCCACGCGGTGGTGTACTGCGTGGGGGCCGCCACCGACCGGCACTTGGGCGTTCCGGGCGAGGACCTGCCCGGCAGCCACTCCGCCACCAACTTCGTCTCCTGGTACAGCGCGCACCCGGACGCGGCGGGCGGCCGCTTCCCGCTGGCCGCGCGCTCGGCGGTGGTGATCGGCGTGGGCAACGTCGCGGTGGACGTGGCGCGGATTCTCGCTCGCGGGGCGGACGAGCTGGCGCGTACGGACGTTCCGCAGGGCGCGCTCGGCGCGCTCGCGGAGAGCCGGGTCGAGGACGTGTGGATGGTGGGGCGGCGGGGGCCGTCGCAGGCCAAGTTCACCACCAAGGAGCTGCGGGAACTGGGCACGCTGCCGGGTGCTGAGGTGGTCGTACGGCCCGGGGAACTGGAGCTGGATCCGGCGTACGGCGACTCCGCGGGGCTGCCCGCGGTGAACCGGCGCAATGTGGAGGTGCTGCGCGGCTGGGCCGGGCAGACGGGCGGTGCGGAAGGGCCGGCAGGAACGGGAGGCGCGGCGGACGGGGCGCCGGGAGCGGCGCACGCCAAGCACCGCCGGATTCACCTGCGGTTCTTCCTCCGGCCCGTCGAGATCATCGGTGACCCGGATGCGGGGGTACGCGGGGTGCGGTTCGAGCGGACCGTGCCGGACGGGTCGGGCGGGGTGACCGGCACGGGGCAGTACGAGGAGATCGCGGCGCAGCTGGTGCTGCGCTCGGTCGGGTACAAGGGGACGCCGCAACCGGGCCTGCCGTTCGACGCGGCGACCGGGACGGTGCCGCACGTGGAGGGGCGGGTGCTGCGCGACGGCGCGCCCTCCCCCGGTGAGTACGTGGCGGGGTGGATCAAGCGCGGTCCGACCGGGGTGATCGGCACCAACCGGCCGTGCGCGAAGCAGACCGCGACGGCGCTGCTGGCGGACGCGGAGGCGCTGGCGCGGGTGCCGCTGCCGGACGATCCGGTGGCCGAGCTGCGGCGGGCGGGGCAGCGGCCGGTGCGCTGGCCCGGCTGGCTGGGCATCGAGGCGGCGGAGGCGGCGCTCGGCCGCGAGCTGGGGCGGGCGACCGTGAAGATCGCCGACTGGCCGGGGCTGCTGGTGGCGGCCGCGGACGGGGAGCGCTGA
- a CDS encoding ArsR/SmtB family transcription factor, protein MPTTTPPSADRPGARVLDHPDVTAIRLEDVLHALADPMRLRIVRCLAEAQGELSCAGIELPVSKSTCTHHYRVLREHGVITQIYRGTAKMNGLRRADLDALFPGLLERVLEAAELQDARLAG, encoded by the coding sequence ATGCCGACCACCACGCCGCCCTCAGCCGACCGGCCCGGTGCCCGTGTCCTGGACCACCCGGACGTCACGGCGATCCGCCTCGAAGACGTGCTGCACGCGCTGGCCGACCCGATGCGGCTGCGCATCGTCCGCTGTCTCGCCGAGGCCCAGGGCGAACTGTCCTGCGCCGGCATTGAGCTGCCGGTCAGCAAGTCCACCTGTACGCACCACTACCGGGTGCTGCGCGAACACGGCGTCATCACGCAGATCTACCGCGGTACGGCCAAGATGAACGGGCTGCGCCGCGCCGACCTCGACGCGCTCTTCCCCGGCCTGCTCGAACGGGTCCTGGAGGCGGCGGAACTCCAGGACGCACGACTGGCCGGCTGA
- a CDS encoding TetR/AcrR family transcriptional regulator, translating to MSPRSPSVNEELRRRSRERLLQATVELVDERGYEATTLGDIACRAGSARGLISYYFPGKRQLLQSAVHRLMHHSLQAALEREPVPTGEDAGRERLARAIDAILGLAQERPLLMRTHMAGILTAEGFIQCPEQQRLAFLLRDTVERYGSKDADTDYRLLRALLMGSVVAVLLPGAPMPAARLRAELFQRYGLDWELGVPPSEGPEPPLEGPPPLLNTSPAGPTPLPGPASAGPSTQPGPSPADSPAVAEG from the coding sequence ATGTCCCCCCGCAGCCCCTCGGTCAATGAAGAGTTGCGGCGGCGTTCCCGGGAGCGCTTGTTGCAGGCGACCGTCGAGCTGGTGGACGAGCGCGGGTATGAGGCGACGACGCTCGGGGACATCGCCTGCCGTGCCGGTTCGGCGCGCGGGCTGATCTCGTACTACTTCCCGGGCAAGCGGCAGCTGCTGCAGTCCGCCGTGCACCGGCTGATGCACCACTCGCTGCAGGCGGCGCTGGAGCGCGAGCCCGTACCGACGGGTGAGGACGCGGGCCGGGAGCGGCTGGCGCGGGCGATCGACGCGATCCTGGGGCTGGCGCAGGAGCGTCCGCTGCTGATGCGTACGCACATGGCCGGGATTTTGACGGCGGAAGGTTTCATCCAGTGCCCCGAGCAGCAGCGGCTGGCGTTCCTGCTGCGTGACACGGTCGAGCGGTACGGCTCGAAGGACGCGGACACGGACTACCGGCTGCTGCGGGCGTTGCTGATGGGGTCGGTGGTGGCGGTGCTGCTGCCCGGGGCGCCCATGCCGGCCGCGCGGTTGCGGGCCGAGCTGTTCCAGCGGTACGGCCTCGACTGGGAGCTGGGCGTGCCGCCGAGCGAGGGCCCGGAACCGCCGCTGGAGGGCCCGCCCCCGCTGTTGAACACGAGCCCGGCGGGGCCCACGCCGCTGCCCGGCCCGGCATCGGCCGGTCCTTCCACGCAGCCCGGCCCCTCACCGGCCGATTCGCCTGCCGTGGCGGAAGGCTAG